A window from Scheffersomyces stipitis CBS 6054 chromosome 7, complete sequence encodes these proteins:
- the RGR1 gene encoding Regulator of Glucose Repression (transcriptional regulation Mediator complex subunit RGR1; Glucose repression regulatory protein) (transcriptional regulation; affects chromatin structure, transcriptional regulation of diverse genes and sporulation, required for glucose repression, HO repression, RME1 repression and sporulation) has product PELPHITNNVIPLSNVLKFYTQEAFKQITTLVENLASTKDSEDDSVRKKKFLELIIALRQDFIKIYTLVKWAANSKDVSRFIDLLNWLRMQEFYFDQLTFQLNALNGYSGAKLPNSDLITSLEVLFKGRPQLPSYNYIKIPKISPEKTLEVMQDLNLILMTRIALIDIPKRFINNYVIKDGRIYFSVPNEFQVSITVANDMIIESHDEYTKSPFYFIDFKFLFGINPDTSLITHRDNKIVTKLPRSSHENLEKIVNATLLNQGLHGLYDLLHKFSISFKLYLIAKQLKELQINTRWRNNLQVNYQNGKSLIILNYWSGQYLSKGWKSFIELGIDRNYNLNFRWFKNGKYNVNTELSALFNKHLKNTNEGEEEKDDSTDDIEEPEDLNVDLILNIVVNKHSELLMSKVFNSLDAKLNTTDNPDQISYITPHQLLIKSSPTKSTIFCINPLTGLFYFIDPCPVQNLIAKKINSPPTVVKNKNFVAESDMVNTIVDGLTQLRLEIFNKEIHNRLLTTEWINNDIIGLNDYEISRLSNFFANSLDYNLNVNKIQFYRRKNWPSSWFLINLVSGVTSVTFWWVARIKSVSGEWKIQWIQKLHLNEKTPSVEITDDPTNLNFEFFNNLSTACSNMIIDHMLLEELFKRNIKFLKVDNTALILQKFNIDKIPDDEDTQDTDDKNKPLIYESIIMIYNDNNLLPVYNSATSLFLKIKLINLNNLTQMKLKLFGKLRNLSIRNSPENFLQLNLKIDEIKNFFEIDDLINLSSRTNGSDSASSATTNHLLDKIFNNLNKLNKLIKILDQLNKNKIQIINNSVNDIIIKIDDNLDNLIIKLPEKATDSIKLISEEEVKDGGNPEVKLILDYLNKYLSNYYSDDFFANDEDKFYDGNKKTSIVGIIKYLKEINPILKSVQTIKAKLRKPESAFKLSNGLSKLNFDIKFTTLNLIQYVFHMNYQTPSSSKKIFKDKIVISLSFKNNKFDKVSKNLIKISLKDNLNSKNLKYKKLFELIFKSINDGSMDAHAHQLIKLNYDFLVNSSLVGELMVRIANCFVLYLQAESNGRYNQ; this is encoded by the exons CCAGAACTTCCCCATATCACCAATAACGTGATCCCACTTTCCAACGTGTTGAAGTTCTACACCCAAGAAGCGTTTAAGCAGATCACGACTCTTGTAGAGAATTTAGCATCCACCAAAGATAGCGAGGATGACTCGGTGCGTAAAAAGAAGTTTTTGGAGTTAATCATTGCATTGAGGCAagacttcatcaagatctATACATTGGTGAAATGGGCAGCTAACTCCAAAGACGTATCGAGATTCATAGACTTGTTAAACTGGTTGAGAATGCAAGAGTTCTACTTTGACCAGCTCACTTTTCAGCTCAATGCCCTTAACGGCTACAGTGGAGCTAAGTTGCCTAACTCGGACTTAATCACTAGTTTGGAGGTGTTGTTCAAAGGAAGACCTCAGCTACCTTCTTACAACTATATTAAGATTCCCAAGATCAGTCCAGAGAAGACGTTGGAAGTGATGCAGGACTTGAATCTCATCTTGATGACAAGGATCGCTTTGATCGACATACCGAAACGGTTCATCAACAACTACGTCATCAAAGACGGCCGAATATACTTCTCCGTGCCGAACGAGTTTCAGGTCTCTATAACCGTAGCAAACGATATGATAATAGAGTCACATGACGAATACACTAAGTCTCCTTTCTACTTCATcgacttcaagtttctctttGGAATCAACCCAGACACATCTTTAATTACCCATAGAGACAATAAGATCGTCACCAAATTGCCCCGGTCCAGTCACgaaaacttggaaaaaATCGTCAACGCTACTCTCTTGAACCAGGGCCTACATGGTTTGTACGACCTTCTTCACAAGTTCTCGATCTCTTTCAAGTTGTACTTGATAGCTAAACAGTTGAAGGAGCTACAGATCAACACCAGATGGAGAAATAACCTCCAGGTAAACTATCAGAATGGCAAGCTGCTCATTATTCTAAACTATTGGTCCGGCCAGTACTTGTCCAAGGGCTGGAAGTCCTTTATTGAGCTAGGAATTGACCGTAACTACAACCTCAACTTCAGGTGGttcaagaatggaaaatatAACGTCAATACCGAGTTGTCTGCTCTCTTCAATAAACATCTCAAGAACACTaatgaaggagaagaagagaaggacGACTCAACAGATGACATCgaagagccagaagacTTGAATGTAGACCTTATCTTGAATATCGTGGTCAACAAGCATTCAGAGCTACTTATGAGTAAAGTGTTCAACTCTCTAGATGCGAAGTTAAACACAACTGACAACCCCGATCAAATCTCCTACATTACACCACACCAGCTTTTGATAAAGTcatcaccaacaaaatCGACGATTTTCTGTATCAATCCGTTGACAGGTTTGTTCTACTTTATTGATCCCTGTCCGGTTCAAAATCTCATTGCGAAGAAGATCAACTCACCTCCCACAGTAGTAAAAAATAAGAACTTCGTAGCTGAGAGTGATATGGTGAATACTATAGTCGATGGCTTGACTCAGTTGAGGttggaaatcttcaataaaGAGATTCACAACAGATTATTGACCACTGAATGGATCAATAACGATATCATTGGCCTCAACGACTACGAAATTAGTAGACTTTCTAACTTTTTTGCCAACAGCCTTGACTACAATCTCAACGTCAATAAAATCCAATTCTATAGACGCAAGAACTGGCCCTCTAGTTGGTTTTTGATCAACCTTGTCAGTGGGGTCACCTCTGTGACTTTCTGGTGGGTAGCCAGAATCAAGTCTGTCAGTGGCGAGTGGAAAATTCAGTGGATACAAAAGTTGCATTTGAATGAGAAGACGCCTTCTGTGGAAATTACAGACGAC CCTACGAATTTGAactttgaattcttcaacaatttaTCGACAGCATGTTCGAACATGATAATAGACCACATgcttcttgaagaattgtttAAGAGGAATATCAAGTTCCTCAAGGTTGACAACACGGCACTTATCTTGCAAAAGTTCAATATTGATAAGATTccagacgatgaagataCACAAGATACTGATGATAAGAAT AAACCTTTGATCTATGAGTCGATTATCATGATTtacaacgacaacaacTTGCTCCCCGTTTACAACTCCGCCACTagcttgttcttgaagatcaagttgatcaatttgaataaCTTGACTCaaatgaagttgaagctcTTTGGTAAGTTAAGAAACTTGTCTATTAGAaattctccagaaaactttttgcaattaaatttgaagatagatgagatcaagaatttctttGAGATCGACGATTTAATTAATTTGTCTAGTAGAACAAACG GTTCTGATTCTGCTTCATCAGCAACGACAAATCATTTAttggacaagatcttcaacaacttgaacaagttaAACAAATTGATAAAGATTTTGGACCAGTTGAATAAGAACAAAATTCAAATCATAAATAATTCTGTCAACGATATTATCATTAAAATTGATGACAAtttggacaacttgattaTCAAGCTTCCTGAAAAGGCTACTGATTCGATCAAGTTAATTAGCGAGGAAGAAGTGAAAGACGGCGGCAACCCTGAAGTCAAATTGATATTGgactacttgaacaaatATTTGAGTAATTACTACTCTGACGATTTTTTTGCAAACGATGAGGATAAATTTTATGatggaaacaagaaaacCTCGATCGTTGGTATCATCAAGTATTTGAAGGAGATCAATCCAATTTTGAAGTCAGTACAAACTATCAAAGCGAAATTGAGAAAACCGGAGAGTGCATTCAAGTTGAGCAACGGATTATCGAAATTAAATTTTGACATCAAGTTCACCACGTTGAATTTGATTCAATACGTTTTCCACATGAATTACCAAACTCCCAGCTCATCAAAAAAGATATTCAAGGACAAAATAGTGATCAGCTTAagtttcaagaacaacaaatTCGACAAAGTAAGcaagaatttgatcaaAATTTCTTTGAAGGATAACCTTAACtcgaagaacttgaagtacaagaagctttttgaattgattttcaaatctaTCAACGA TGGCTCCATGGATGCTCATGCTCAtcaattgatcaagttgaactaTGATTTCTTGGTTAACTCCAGCTTAGTGGGTGAGTTGATGGTAAGAATAGCCAACTGTTTCGTTTTGTATTTGCAAGCGGAATCTAACGGCAGATATAACCAGTAG
- a CDS encoding predicted protein, translating to MKLYFEAEKFLKPNERAGSLQSRIFNDSKLSNSPKHIFALVHSTLKYKEYIEMIIKKSKIKQGLQMKKLKISDELLLLLVHDLVFSAKGRIQSGKHPIKDAFLQHQTRLQAEFTKMKLKYRVKSASEFPTKEADEDETPIRWFRINTIKVASPEKVFETNELLKNLQPVNSIDDIKDTGFIYHDEYIPNLYGIHPREKLTSTQAYIKGEVIIQDRASCFPGYILNQDSGDIHTEVIDACAAPGNKTTHSASFLPEDRSSVVYAFERDSKRVKILKTMCEKATGKSKKELIQITHADFTTTRPDDFPNVTGFVVDPSCSGSGIFGRALEDSQKEEEKQQEIDTTRLNKLAGFQFKIVKHALLFPSARKLVYSTCSIHPHENERVVVDLLTDPEIKSRGWHLEDRSKVIPNWERRGWKEEFTSIAGGDNEMCEKLAGGCVRSIPKEDGGIGFFAACFVRDNEKTQLEDNGGSEVRNGCCKPITDASDKAQETSEEVAETSNTDTQAEWTGFND from the coding sequence ATGAAGCTTTACTTTGAGGCcgagaagttcttgaagccGAACGAGCGTGCTGGAAGTCTCCAATCGCGAATCTTCAATGATTCGAAATTGAGTAACTCTCCTAAGCACATATTTGCTCTTGTGCATTCTACTTTGAAATACAAGGAATATATCGAGATGattatcaagaagtcaaaaatAAAGCAAGGccttcagatgaagaaattgaaaatcagTGACGAgcttttgcttcttttaGTGCATGATTTAGTCTTTTCAGCCAAAGGAAGAATCCAACTGGGAAAACATCCGATTAAAGATGCCTTCCTACAACATCAGACCAGACTTCAGGCAGAGTTCACCAAGATGAAATTAAAGTACAGGGTCAAATCTGCCAGTGAGTTTCCGACaaaagaagcagatgaagacgaaacACCTATTAGATGGTTCCGTATTAATACCATCAAAGTTGCATCGCCAGAGAAGGTGTTTGAAACTAATGAACTACTCAAGAACCTACAACCAGTAAACTCTATAGACGACATTAAAGACACAGGATTTATTTATCATGATGAGTACATACCGAACTTGTACGGTATTCATCCGCGTGAGAAGTTGACCTCCACCCAAGCTTATATCAAAGGAGAAGTCATTATTCAGGATCGAGCATCTTGTTTTCCAGGGTATATACTTAACCAGGACAGTGGAGATATTCATACTGAAGTTATTGATGCCTGTGCAGCACCAGGTAACAAGACTACGCATTCAGCgtcttttcttcctgaAGATCGTTCTTCTGTAGTATATGCCTTTGAGAGAGATTCTAAGAGAgtcaaaatcttgaaaacgATGTGTGAAAAAGCAACAGGCAAGTCTAAAAAGGAGCTTATCCAGATTACACATGCTGATTTCACCACGACTAGGCCCGATGATTTCCCTAATGTAACTGGTTTCGTGGTAGATCCATCTTGTAGTGGTTCTGGTATCTTTGGACGAGCCTTGGAAGACTCAcagaaagaggaagaaaaacaGCAAGAGATAGACACTACAAGATTGAACAAGCTCGCTGGGTTCCAGTTCAAAATTGTGAAACATGCTCTTCTATTCCCCAGTGCCCGAAAGCTAGTTTACTCTACATGTTCTATACATCCACacgaaaatgaaagagTGGTCGTAGATCTCTTGACCGATCCAGAAATAAAGAGCAGAGGATGGCATTTAGAAGACAGACTGAAGGTGATTCCCAATTGGGAAAGAAGAGGctggaaagaagagtttaCTTCGATAGCTGGCGGCGACAACGAGATGTGCGAGAAGCTTGCGGGAGGTTGTGTGCGTTCTATTCCGAAAGAGGATGGAGGTATCGGGTTTTTCGCAGCCTGTTTTGTTAGAGATAATGAGAAGACgcaacttgaagataaTGGAGGCTCGGAAGTAAGAAACGGTTGTTGCAAGCCTATAACTGATGCTTCGGATAAGGCACAAGAGACAAGCGAAGAAGTAGCCGAGACCCTGAATACAGACACACAAGCAGAATGGACAGGATTCAATGACTAA
- a CDS encoding predicted protein — protein sequence MTIIRRLLSTSNWKPPESYFSHSPLNYESYSRRLKGAIHYIAQNGRFTESILIDCIRANRQLQQQNWNSSPIIQKTRSRNDFLNLKLSPSNSTLEDELFSFVFNRHQERSSSPEIVRSYLITEPLPSNTARVIDVGVKGFEYSFLKQKVEPSLVFTALRLLLDRKDYQNSFKLIDSTFNCDAYKELQRHQIGRNLFGWFSYIAVATVVQAILFPLVSILALFSVNTATAGILMYGLLRLDTAENLGRISWRPYVSMLYKFTHRDELLAINTVITHFEEHNEVNIKNYHHSRVRKLSNLKLFDQDEYVLELPNDSVELASVEYSGQTFQEEKGIVELQQYFKHELNSRKMVFNDLPEELIFLEFWFTHGENFEWVEPDQDPAEIIKLDIQNQKTD from the coding sequence ATGACCATTATACGACGACTCCTTTCTACTTCCAATTGGAAACCACCAGAGTCATATTTTTCTCATTCTCCACTTAACTATGAGTCGTActcaagaagattgaaaGGTGCAATCCACTACATCGCTCAGAATGGAAGATTCACGGAAAGTATTCTTATAGATTGTATCAGAGCCAATAGACAGTTACAACAGCAGAACTGGAATTCGAGCCCAATAATCCAGAAGacaagatccagaaacGACTTTCTCAATCTCAAATTGAGTCCCAGCAATAGTAcacttgaagatgaactATTCAGTTTTGTATTCAACAGACACCAAGAACGTTCGTCGAGTCCTGAAATTGTCCGCTCATATCTAATTACTGAACCTCTCCCTTCCAATACTGCGCGAGTTATAGACGTAGGAGTGAAAGGGTTTGAATACAGTTTTTTGAAGCAGAAAGTTGAACCTTCATTGGTTTTCACAGCTTTGCGGTTGTTGTTAGACAGAAAAGATTACCAAAATAGTTTCAAATTGATAGACTCTACATTCAACTGCGACGCCTACAAGGAGCTACAAAGACATCAAATTGGTAGAAACTTGTTTGGTTGGTTTCTGTACATTGCAGTAGCAACTGTAGTACAAGCAATATTATTTCCTTTGGTTTCAATATTGGCCCTCTTCTCGGTGAATACAGCAACTGCTGGCATTTTGATGTACGGACTTCTAAGGTTAGACACGGCTGAAAATTTGGGTAGAATCAGCTGGAGACCCTACGTCTCAATGCTCTACAAATTTACACATCGCGATGAATTGCTTGCAATAAATACTGTTATCACTCATTTCGAAGAACATAACGAAGTGAATATCAAAAACTACCACCACAGCCGAGTTCGCAAGCTCTCTAACCTAAAGTTGTTTGACCAGGACGAGTATGTTTTGGAGCTACCTAACGACAGTGTAGAACTCGCATCTGTAGAGTATAGTGGACAGACATTCCAAGAGGAAAAGGGTATAGTTGAACTTCAGCAGTACTTCAAACACGAGTTGAACAGCCGGAAGATGGTCTTCAACGATTTGCCGGAGGAGTTGATTTTCCTCGAGTTCTGGTTTACCCACGGTGAAAATTTCGAGTGGGTAGAGCCAGATCAGGATCCGGCAGAGATCATAAAGTTAGATATCCAAAACCAGAAAACCGATTAA
- a CDS encoding predicted protein, whose translation MDPPNKLDPLGFLDPSPQSSIDSIEFRKHLASMAEDHQSKKAAASEFSYSASENLNTPQSSKIRTQETENPSFDSSKNDSQLLHLRNQSGASGYEQSKHRLTTDSYGLQTPVLQGEDFLANLHSPASDFSKFKAPRTRESYLSQYSGKVDRVDDMGAQATVKLVRHDSTKKEEKSKDVSTNSVSPSQSSLQSGKEPSIKLGKLPTVTKSYSPEEDSKSPDISYTTNIEGSVPPRSNRRPLSSAVSSSIDNDHSNEDLENSIVENVEKTPDTKFKQRRSRAFSGTLNHDLDQLMLSANSLKSEESHDIPEEQKPTISDTSANLARETEAGPSAKEDFQGFGGNLPGSNITLEPIERPQLQEIPHDEREISNTKSIKSHNSVRSGHSEPDLHPKDSTDTFQTAESPGELHSEKLRSKTPTSSLPPRPSLDNIIRAREASASYQIRESPESEEDENATAKLEEIDNSKEVTQPEQELDVAGEPIVTPHINQGNDDSYIDIEEPRLVHKPSRGKSVKDSTRRHTHKKSKTVKTKQAKGTSANLKPFSYNTLINLLESMNGTIIGEEFSQLNLPMKEKQLIEKIVDSLSRLTSDMVLDQSRYEIGIQRLEKALRVLEGFM comes from the coding sequence ATGGATCCACCAAACAAATTGGACCCCCTTGGTTTCTTGGATCCTTCTCCTCAAAGCTCAATTGATTCTATTGAATTTCGAAAACATCTTGCCTCCATGGCCGAGGATCATCAGTCGAAGAAGGCAGCCGCCTCTGAGTTTTCATACCTGGCCTCAGAGAATTTGAATACGCCCCAATCGTCTAAGATTCGGACCCAGGAGACTGAAAATCCCTCCTTTGATTCCAGCAAAAACGATTCTCAGCTCCTCCACTTGAGAAACCAATCCGGAGCCAGTGGATACGAACAATCAAAGCACAGATTGACAACTGATTCATACGGATTACAAACACCAGTGCTCCAAGGCGAAGATTTTCTCGCTAACCTTCATCTGCCTGCTCTGGACTTCAGCAAGTTCAAGGCTCCCAGGACAAGAGAATCATACTTGTCCCAGTACTCTGGCAAAGTAGATAGAGTTGACGATATGGGTGCTCAAGCGACTGTTAAACTTGTCAGGCACGACAGcaccaagaaggaagaaaaatcCAAAGATGTTTCAACTAACTCAGTTTCACCAAGCCAACTGTCCCTTCAATCTGGAAAGGAACCTTCCATCAAACTAGGAAAGCTTCCAACTGTAACAAAGTCCTACtcaccagaagaagactctAAGCTGCCTGATATTTCATACACAACAAATATTGAAGGATCTGTCCCTCCTAGATCCAATAGAAGACCTCTTTCACTGGCAGTTTCATCAAGCATAGATAACGATCACCTGAAcgaagatttggaaaacaGCATTGTCGAGAACGTGGAAAAGACCCCAGATACAAAGTTTAAACAAAGACGTTCCAGAGCATTCTCAGGTACCTTAAACCATGATCTCGACCAGTTAATGCTTAGTGCCAACTCCTTGAAATCAGAGGAGTCTCATGACATcccagaagaacaaaaacCCACGATTTCTGACACTTCTGCAAACCTCGCtagagaaacagaagctGGACCATCGGCGAAAGAAGACTTCCAAGGCTTTGGAGGAAATTTGCCAGGATCCAACATCACTCTTGAACCAATAGAGCGTccacaattgcaagaaatCCCACACGATGAACGAGAAATAAGTAACACCAAGTCCATCAAATCTCATAACAGTGTACGGTCTGGACATCTGGAACCTGATCTTCATCCAAAAGATTCTACGGACACATTTCAGACTGCTGAAAGTCCTGGCGAATTACACTCCGAAAAATTGAGATCAAAGACTCCGACTTCGAGTCTACCACCAAGACCATCGCTCGACAACATAATCAGAGCCAGAGAAGCTTCTGCCAGTTACCAAATTAGGGAGCTGCctgaatcagaagaagacgagaATGCCACTGCCAAGttagaagaaatcgacaaCCTGAAAGAGGTGACTCAGCCAGAACAGGAATTGGATGTTGCCGGTGAACCAATTGTTACACCACATATTAATCAAGGAAATGACGATAGTTATATTGACATTGAAGAGCCTAGATTGGTCCACAAACCATCAAGAGGGAAATCTGTCAAAGACTCCACCAGACGACACACTCacaagaagtccaagacTGTCAAAACAAAACAGGCTAAGGGAACATCAGCAAACTTGAAACCTTTTTCATACAATACCTTGATTAATTTGCTTGAAAGTATGAACGGAACAATCATAGGTGAGGAGTTCTCCCAATTGAATTTGCCTATGAAAGAGAAGCAATTAATAGAAAAAATCGTAGACTCCTTGTCCCGATTGACACTGGATATGgttcttgatcaaagtAGATATGAAATTGGTATTCAGAGATTGGAGAAGGCATTGCGTGTACTCGAAGGCTTTATGTGA
- a CDS encoding predicted protein: IAQLPTPILNNGSFINYSTLSANSSLLNNSPIQETTALELPKQRSPKTRLNYNNTQNLNQTVNQINNQIGNSANYQHNDHQDQVSVV, from the coding sequence ATTGCCCAACTTCCAACTCCTATTCTTAACAACGGGCTGTTTATTAACTATCTGACGCTTCTGGCTAATTCGCTGCTTCTTAACAACTCGCCAATCCAAGAGACCACGGCTCTCGAGCTTCCGAAACAGCGATCGCCCAAAACGAGGCTAAACTACAATAACACTCAGAATCTTAACCAAACCGTAAATCAAATCAATAATCAAATTGGAAATAGTGCAAATTACCAGCATAATGATCACCAGGATCAAGTTTCAGTCGTC
- a CDS encoding serine/threonine kinase (go_function protein kinase activity; ATP binding~go_process protein amino acid phosphorylation): KRFVSNPFIHPTSPRGTPTPPPFTPPRFLKSVSATSPEEELAVGSVVPKSKYYQKSFYSQRLNKSFVYISEIGSGNFSTVLLAGSDDTLVAIKAITVPLESRSQMANFKSFIRRELSILSQIAPFPCVTTLLDYSITLEIPTIDNYDSDGEEESVSEAEHANVVHSNDQLIFLQYCPGGTLLQYLTSHKQSDHSHDLSYWLVVKRIVCELLVTVGYLHENNIVHRDIKLENILLNYTASELVQLITSNVPTELPAFTNLSDFGLSKKLRSQDQYLSTRCGSQDYIAPEVLLGIKYNGFLTDSWSVGVLIYSIMENRLPFDLPPIDSVSINGISPSVLRRKRSRNSSAHRIAMIDWDWFKVNEYLADETIQPEIKDIFRSLQSLVNLLLVRKDKRVAIRDILSQDQFRWVEDFVP; the protein is encoded by the coding sequence AAGAGGTTTGTGTCGAATCCATTTATACATCCAACTTCTCCACGCGGAACTCCAACGCCTCCACCTTTTACTCCTCCGCGTTTTCTAAAATCTGTTTCTGCgacttctccagaagaagaactcgCTGTGGGAAGTGTAGTTCCAAAATCGAAGTATTACCAGAAGTCGTTCTATTCGCAACGCTTGAATAAGAGCTTCGTGTATATCAGCGAAATTGGCTCTGGTAATTTCAGTACGGTTCTTTTAGCTGGCTCCGACGATACGCTCGTAGCGATCAAAGCGATCACGGTGCCACTAGAAAGCAGAAGTCAGATGGCTAACTTCAAGCTGTTCATACGGCGAGAATTAAGCATATTGTCGCAAATTGCACCTTTTCCATGTGTAACTACATTGCTCGACTACTCTATTACTTTAGAAATACCGACGATAGATAACTATGACAGtgatggagaagaagagctgGTTTCTGAGGCTGAACATGCAAACGTAGTCCATAGCAACGACCAGCTCATCTTTCTTCAGTACTGTCCTGGCGGTACTCTCTTGCAATACCTCACTTCCCACAAGCAGCTGGACCATCTGCATGACTTGCTGTACTGGCTTGTCGTGAAGCGGATAGTATGTGAACTCCTTGTAACCGTAGGCTATTTGCATGAAAACAACATCGTGCACCGTGACATCAAGCTCGAGAATATTCTCTTGAACTACACGGCTAGCGAGTTGGTGCAGTTGATAACGTCAAATGTTCCAACAGAACTTCCAGCGTTCACCAATTTGAGTGACTTTGGTCTTTCCAAAAAGCTCCGGTCGCAAGACCAGTATCTTTCCACCCGGTGTGGCTCTCAGGACTACATTGCACCGGAAGTACTCTTGGGGATCAAGTACAACGGCTTCTTGACCGATTCGTGGTCCGTAGGAGTTCTTATCTACTCAATAATGGAAAACAGACTTCCATTTGATCTTCCGCCGATCGACTCTGTTAGCATCAATGGTATCTCACCCTCGGTTCTCCGGCGTAAAAGACTGAGAAACAGTTCGGCTCACCGCATTGCTATGATTGACTGGGACTGGTTCAAAGTCAACGAGTACTTGGCAGACGAAACCATCCAGCCCGAGATCAAGGACATTTTCCGTAGCCTCCAATCGCTTGTAAACCTCCTACTTGTAAGAAAGGACAAACGTGTAGCCATCCGAGACATTCTTTCCCAGGACCAGTTCCGATGGGTTGAAGACTTTGTGCCA